The Nitrospirota bacterium genome includes a window with the following:
- a CDS encoding aminotransferase class IV — protein MWIYLNDRFVTEQEAVVSVFDHGFLYGDGVYETIRSYGSRIFMRDQHLARLRRSADAIGLRIPIPEHKWPALLHEAMTRNDVGHERTDAYLRITISRGPGDIGLDPALCSTPTVVIMTKPLHPPHAEQYRTGVSLIVAQTRRNLPSALSPQIKATNFLNNILAKREAIAAGAFDSILLNWESNLTECTVSNLFFVRAGQLCTPALDCGLLDGITRDMLLGLAREAQIPIDEGHFGIETLTQADECFLTNTTMEVMPVTTVDRHPIGNGTPGPLTQQLHRQFIATRARFLEP, from the coding sequence ATGTGGATTTACCTGAACGATCGGTTCGTGACAGAACAGGAGGCCGTCGTCTCCGTCTTCGACCATGGCTTCCTCTACGGCGATGGCGTCTATGAGACGATTCGCTCCTACGGGAGCCGGATCTTCATGCGGGACCAACACCTGGCCCGGCTTCGCCGCTCAGCAGACGCGATCGGCCTGAGGATTCCGATACCTGAACACAAGTGGCCAGCGCTCCTCCACGAGGCCATGACGCGGAATGACGTCGGGCATGAACGCACCGATGCATACCTTCGCATCACCATTTCACGAGGGCCCGGTGACATCGGTCTCGATCCAGCCCTCTGCTCAACTCCCACCGTGGTCATCATGACAAAACCGCTTCACCCTCCCCATGCAGAACAATACCGAACCGGCGTGAGCCTGATCGTCGCCCAAACGAGGCGAAACTTGCCCAGCGCGCTTTCGCCCCAGATTAAAGCCACAAATTTTCTGAACAATATTTTGGCCAAACGGGAAGCCATCGCGGCCGGCGCCTTCGACAGTATTTTGCTCAATTGGGAGTCAAACTTGACGGAGTGCACCGTCAGCAATCTCTTTTTCGTCCGGGCAGGTCAGCTCTGCACCCCGGCACTCGACTGTGGCCTACTGGACGGCATTACGCGCGACATGTTGCTCGGCCTCGCACGTGAAGCCCAGATCCCCATTGACGAGGGACATTTTGGAATCGAAACGCTCACCCAGGCAGACGAGTGTTTTCTCACCAACACAACCATGGAGGTGATGCCAGTCACGACGGTGGACCGGCATCCGATTGGGAATGGAACCCCAGGACCTCTCACCCAACAACTCCACAGACAGTTTATTGCCACCCGAGCACGTTTTTTAGAACCATAG
- a CDS encoding lytic transglycosylase domain-containing protein, with amino-acid sequence MHNTFSRLITSLGRHAAIGLTTTAIAGIGSLTCSVPATTAEIYQYVGRDGSISLTNVPSDARYRKIEIESKSNRFHDILSERELEPVIRRYSSQHQLHPALIRAVIKAESNFDPRAVSRAGAIGLMQLMPQTALRLDVRDMYDPDDNVGGGTKYLRQLLDRFHGNLPLALAAYNAGEHAVEHYQALPPYDETRRYVRKVLGYYRTFLVRDGVIMERPVSRYAPAETIAAPATSSEESSR; translated from the coding sequence ATGCACAACACATTTTCTCGACTCATAACATCTCTCGGACGCCACGCGGCTATTGGCCTCACCACGACGGCCATCGCGGGAATCGGCTCGCTGACCTGCTCCGTACCGGCTACAACGGCAGAAATTTATCAGTATGTCGGACGCGACGGCTCGATCTCGCTCACCAATGTCCCCTCCGATGCTCGCTACCGGAAAATTGAGATCGAATCCAAATCCAACCGCTTCCACGACATCTTGTCCGAACGAGAGCTCGAACCAGTCATCCGTCGCTACTCCTCACAACATCAACTCCATCCCGCGTTGATCCGAGCCGTCATCAAAGCCGAGTCGAATTTTGATCCACGGGCCGTGTCTCGTGCCGGGGCCATCGGCCTCATGCAACTAATGCCACAGACCGCCCTGCGCCTGGATGTGCGAGATATGTATGACCCTGATGATAATGTGGGCGGAGGGACGAAGTACTTACGCCAGTTGCTCGACCGATTTCATGGGAATCTACCGCTGGCCCTGGCGGCCTACAATGCAGGAGAACATGCCGTCGAACACTACCAGGCACTTCCCCCGTATGATGAAACCCGGCGATACGTCAGGAAGGTGCTCGGGTACTACCGCACATTTCTGGTGCGTGATGGTGTGATCATGGAACGTCCGGTCAGCCGATACGCCCCCGCAGAGACAATAGCAGCCCCCGCGACTTCTTCTGAAGAGTCTTCCCGCTGA
- the nadB gene encoding L-aspartate oxidase yields MTSRRSRAPVEADFLVIGSGVAGLRAALELSRSGRVMVLTKGHPLQSSSIHAQGGVAVAMSEEDDVAIHLTDTLKAGHGLCRKEAVRVLVEEGPARIQELIGWGAKFDKVGGKFAFAREAAHSRSRILRARGDATGNEMVRVLIAEVNRQKHIQRLDHHFTVDLVVDAGRCCGAVVLDEGSGRQFVLPARAIVLTTGGAGQIYARTTNPANATGDGMAMALRAGAVLQDMEFVQFHPTALYLPSSPPFLLSEAMRGEGAQLRNNKGALFMQRYHPMGALAPRDIVSRAILAEMAATKARHVYLDVTHLGAEFVKRRFPTIYATCLRYDIDITEEWIPVSPSAHYMMGGVWTDLNGATTVPGLFAAGEVACSGVHGANRLASNSLLEGLVFGARAATAAVAFAGRHDIPKLSFQEAAIRAGQFGTLDDAEKLRSSLRRTMWGQVGVIRSGESLIRACAQLSRWAQLVAQPFASRAALEVKNMVQVAQCVAEAALWRENSVGAHYRSDCPEAKRAGWQQHSRLSSGEVVSGKTLQKKSRGLLLSLRGRIG; encoded by the coding sequence ATGACATCTCGTCGATCGCGTGCGCCAGTGGAGGCCGATTTCCTGGTTATCGGGAGCGGTGTGGCCGGTCTCCGCGCGGCATTGGAGCTCAGCCGTTCCGGCCGTGTCATGGTGCTGACAAAAGGCCATCCGCTTCAGAGCAGTTCGATTCATGCACAGGGCGGGGTGGCTGTGGCGATGAGCGAAGAGGACGATGTGGCGATCCATTTGACCGACACGCTCAAAGCAGGGCATGGGCTCTGCCGAAAAGAAGCGGTGCGGGTTCTCGTCGAAGAAGGGCCTGCGCGGATTCAAGAGTTGATCGGGTGGGGGGCTAAGTTCGACAAAGTGGGCGGGAAGTTCGCCTTCGCTCGAGAAGCAGCTCACAGCCGAAGCCGCATTCTGCGTGCGCGGGGAGATGCGACAGGGAATGAGATGGTGCGCGTGTTGATTGCCGAGGTGAATAGGCAGAAGCATATACAGCGGTTGGACCATCACTTTACCGTGGATCTCGTGGTCGACGCCGGACGTTGTTGCGGGGCAGTGGTGTTGGATGAAGGGTCTGGCCGTCAGTTTGTGCTGCCGGCACGTGCGATTGTGTTAACCACCGGCGGGGCCGGGCAGATCTATGCGCGAACGACTAATCCTGCCAATGCCACCGGTGATGGCATGGCCATGGCTTTACGTGCTGGCGCGGTGCTGCAGGATATGGAATTCGTACAATTCCATCCCACTGCATTGTATTTGCCGTCGAGCCCGCCATTTTTGCTGTCGGAAGCGATGCGCGGCGAGGGCGCGCAGCTGCGTAATAATAAGGGGGCGCTGTTCATGCAGCGTTATCACCCGATGGGGGCGTTAGCGCCGAGAGATATCGTATCGCGGGCGATCTTGGCGGAGATGGCCGCGACGAAAGCGCGCCATGTCTATCTTGATGTCACCCACTTGGGTGCAGAGTTCGTGAAGCGGCGTTTCCCGACGATCTATGCGACCTGTCTGCGCTACGATATCGATATTACGGAGGAATGGATCCCGGTATCTCCCAGCGCCCACTATATGATGGGCGGGGTCTGGACCGATCTGAACGGTGCGACAACGGTTCCGGGGCTCTTCGCCGCCGGGGAGGTGGCTTGTAGCGGTGTGCATGGAGCGAATCGTCTTGCGAGTAATTCCTTGCTCGAAGGATTGGTGTTTGGAGCGCGCGCGGCCACGGCAGCCGTGGCCTTTGCAGGCAGACATGATATTCCAAAACTCTCGTTTCAGGAGGCCGCGATTCGAGCGGGCCAATTTGGCACATTGGATGATGCGGAAAAGCTGCGAAGTTCATTGCGGCGAACGATGTGGGGACAGGTCGGTGTGATTCGCTCTGGCGAGTCGCTCATCCGGGCCTGTGCGCAACTGTCACGATGGGCTCAACTTGTGGCTCAGCCGTTTGCCAGCCGAGCCGCATTGGAAGTCAAGAACATGGTGCAGGTGGCGCAATGCGTCGCAGAAGCGGCGCTGTGGCGCGAGAACAGCGTCGGGGCTCATTACCGGTCAGATTGTCCGGAGGCCAAGCGGGCTGGTTGGCAGCAACACAGTCGCCTCTCGAGCGGGGAAGTAGTCAGCGGGAAGACTCTTCAGAAGAAGTCGCGGGGGCTGCTATTGTCTCTGCGGGGGCGTATCGGCTGA
- a CDS encoding AURKAIP1/COX24 domain-containing protein — MSSVLKKRRKKMRKHKYKKLRRRQKFERRKS; from the coding sequence ATGTCCAGTGTTTTGAAAAAACGCCGTAAGAAAATGCGCAAGCACAAGTACAAGAAGCTTCGCCGGCGTCAAAAATTCGAACGTCGTAAGAGCTAG
- a CDS encoding ABC transporter ATP-binding protein — MSTFSRFLPFLKPYLSRMALAGLLVMVVAAINLALLRLAGTLWDVITVQHDQSRMTELISLFLGLVLLQGLCSMGHSYLTAWISQRIVANFRQHLFKHLHTLSVSFFSRRRTGELLSRLMNDVTVIQSVVTETPIDSAKQLVTFIGGITFLLIMNWRLCLLILVLLPLLVLVAKFFGRRLKSLSTSIQDQTAALSTLIEEVISGIRIVKSFVQTEREEARFATQVEQTLSLTMQRANIMAVFVPVISLLTFSAAAAVLWYGGLQVIDGTVSPGDLFAFVLFAGILIGPFSSAARVFAQIREAQGATQRVFEILDTHSEVSDSPTATSLSTVSGHIRAEHIGFAYDPRQPVLTDVSFEAKPGELVAIVGPTGAGKTTVMNLLHRFYDPTEGRITIDGQDLRQVTMDSWYRQIALVPQETILFGGTILDNIRYGNREATEEEVVAASRAAHAHDFIMNFPDQYQTVVGEKGINVSGGQRQRIAIARAIVKNPRILLLDEATSALDSESERLVQEALEQLMKGRTTFVIAHRLTTIQRADRILVLNKGHLVETGTHAELIDHKGLYQYLYTLRLTELPA; from the coding sequence ATGTCCACCTTCTCACGATTTCTCCCGTTCCTGAAGCCCTATCTGTCCCGTATGGCGCTCGCAGGCCTGCTGGTCATGGTGGTCGCCGCGATCAATCTGGCCCTGCTACGGTTAGCCGGCACGTTATGGGACGTCATTACCGTCCAGCACGACCAGTCCAGAATGACGGAGCTGATCTCCCTCTTTCTCGGGCTCGTCCTCCTGCAAGGCCTCTGCTCGATGGGCCACAGTTATTTGACCGCCTGGATTTCCCAACGCATCGTCGCCAACTTCCGCCAACACCTCTTTAAACATCTGCATACCCTCTCCGTCAGCTTCTTTTCCCGTCGGCGTACCGGAGAACTCCTTTCACGACTCATGAACGACGTCACGGTCATCCAATCCGTCGTTACGGAAACGCCGATCGACAGCGCAAAACAGCTCGTGACCTTCATCGGAGGGATCACATTCTTACTGATAATGAACTGGCGGCTGTGCCTCTTGATCCTGGTTCTGCTTCCATTACTCGTCCTCGTGGCGAAATTTTTCGGGCGCAGACTGAAATCTCTCTCGACCTCGATTCAAGACCAGACCGCGGCCTTGAGTACCTTAATCGAAGAAGTGATCTCCGGCATTCGCATCGTGAAGTCTTTCGTGCAAACAGAACGAGAAGAAGCCAGATTTGCCACACAAGTCGAGCAGACCTTGTCGTTGACGATGCAACGGGCGAACATCATGGCGGTATTTGTGCCCGTCATCAGCCTCCTCACCTTCTCCGCCGCCGCTGCGGTCTTGTGGTACGGGGGGCTCCAAGTCATCGACGGAACCGTGTCGCCCGGCGATCTCTTCGCCTTCGTCCTCTTTGCCGGCATCCTGATCGGTCCGTTCAGTTCCGCCGCCCGCGTGTTCGCACAGATCCGGGAAGCGCAGGGCGCCACACAACGGGTATTCGAAATTCTGGACACCCATTCCGAAGTGAGCGACTCCCCCACGGCCACGTCGCTGTCCACCGTCTCGGGACATATCCGGGCGGAGCACATCGGCTTTGCCTACGACCCACGGCAACCGGTCTTAACGGATGTCTCATTCGAAGCCAAGCCGGGCGAACTCGTCGCCATCGTCGGTCCCACCGGCGCCGGAAAAACGACCGTGATGAACTTGCTCCACCGCTTCTACGATCCCACGGAAGGGCGCATCACGATCGACGGGCAGGATCTTCGCCAAGTCACCATGGATAGCTGGTATCGGCAGATCGCGCTGGTTCCGCAAGAAACGATCCTATTCGGCGGAACGATTCTCGATAATATTCGTTACGGAAACAGGGAGGCGACTGAAGAAGAAGTCGTCGCGGCGAGTCGTGCGGCCCATGCCCACGACTTCATCATGAATTTCCCGGATCAGTACCAGACCGTCGTGGGAGAAAAAGGCATCAACGTCTCAGGCGGGCAGCGGCAACGCATCGCCATCGCCAGGGCCATTGTGAAAAATCCACGGATCTTGTTGTTAGATGAGGCGACCTCCGCCCTCGACAGTGAATCGGAGAGGCTCGTCCAGGAAGCGCTTGAGCAACTCATGAAAGGCCGAACGACCTTTGTGATCGCCCATCGCTTGACGACCATCCAGCGGGCCGACCGCATCCTCGTGCTCAATAAGGGCCACCTCGTTGAAACCGGTACCCATGCCGAACTCATCGACCATAAAGGGCTTTACCAGTACCTCTACACCCTGCGCCTTACTGAGCTTCCTGCATAA
- a CDS encoding aldo/keto reductase, giving the protein MSLTTYNNVSVPSFMYGTAWKKEATTQLVQVAVAAGFTAIDTANQLIHYQEALVGEALLVLAQQGVPRDRLFLQTKFTSTNGQDHRTPYDASADLTTQVIQSFDSSLAHLHTDYLDSYVLHGPYQRQGLGAADREVWAAIEGLYRSGKTKMIGISNVTAEQLTQLCAEAAVKPMMVQNRCYAALGWDKAVREICRAHGIIYQGFSLLTANQGIFAEPAIRAIAQRLGAGLAQVVFRFAMQVGMLPLTGTTNPQHMKEDLQAEQFTLTDEDMQVIETIGI; this is encoded by the coding sequence ATGTCTTTGACTACCTATAATAACGTGTCGGTTCCTTCGTTCATGTATGGCACCGCGTGGAAAAAAGAGGCCACGACGCAATTGGTGCAGGTCGCCGTGGCGGCTGGCTTCACGGCCATCGACACAGCCAATCAACTGATTCATTATCAGGAGGCTTTGGTGGGAGAGGCCTTGCTGGTCCTCGCGCAGCAAGGGGTTCCTCGAGACCGTCTCTTTCTCCAGACCAAGTTTACCTCGACGAATGGTCAGGATCATCGGACTCCCTACGATGCCTCGGCCGATCTCACGACTCAAGTGATTCAGTCTTTCGACAGCTCGTTGGCCCATCTACACACCGACTATCTCGACTCCTATGTCTTGCATGGGCCCTATCAGCGGCAGGGCTTGGGCGCGGCGGACCGTGAGGTTTGGGCTGCCATCGAAGGGCTCTATCGGTCGGGGAAAACGAAAATGATCGGCATCAGCAATGTCACGGCGGAGCAACTCACTCAGCTCTGTGCCGAGGCGGCCGTGAAACCGATGATGGTGCAGAACCGCTGTTATGCCGCACTCGGATGGGATAAAGCGGTACGGGAGATTTGCCGGGCCCACGGCATCATCTATCAAGGATTTTCGTTGTTGACCGCGAATCAGGGCATCTTTGCCGAACCAGCCATTCGGGCGATCGCCCAACGGTTAGGGGCAGGGCTGGCCCAGGTTGTCTTTCGGTTTGCGATGCAGGTCGGGATGCTTCCCTTGACCGGCACCACGAATCCGCAACATATGAAAGAAGACCTGCAAGCTGAACAGTTCACCTTGACGGACGAAGACATGCAGGTGATCGAAACGATCGGGATATAA
- a CDS encoding lipocalin family protein, with protein MTVLFLMLGACTGVNVNGDLPTVASVDLSRYAGTWYEIARLPMWFQRHCVASQAIYSIRPDGAVGVHNECVTDTGGIEQAEGVATVVDGKTNARLTVVFDNWFARLFGSSRDGNYWILDLDAEYRTAIVGTPDRQFLWILSRTPQLDEPTYRGLVERARQLGYPVSDLITARRPASS; from the coding sequence ATGACGGTCTTGTTCCTCATGCTGGGGGCCTGTACGGGAGTGAATGTGAACGGTGATCTGCCGACGGTCGCGTCAGTGGACCTCTCTCGCTATGCGGGCACATGGTATGAAATTGCGCGGCTTCCGATGTGGTTTCAGCGGCATTGCGTCGCTTCTCAGGCGATCTATTCCATTCGTCCGGATGGGGCAGTCGGTGTGCATAATGAATGTGTGACGGATACCGGCGGGATCGAGCAGGCAGAGGGGGTCGCGACGGTGGTTGATGGCAAGACGAATGCGCGACTCACGGTGGTATTCGACAACTGGTTCGCACGGCTGTTTGGTTCATCCCGTGACGGGAACTATTGGATTCTGGATCTTGATGCGGAGTATAGGACTGCGATAGTGGGGACTCCAGATCGTCAGTTTCTCTGGATTCTGTCCCGGACCCCTCAGCTGGATGAGCCGACCTATCGTGGCCTGGTAGAGCGGGCGCGGCAGTTGGGGTATCCGGTGTCGGATCTCATCACAGCTCGTCGTCCCGCTTCTTCGTGA